The sequence ACTTTGTCCCCTTTGTCGTCGGCATGAAGAAACAGTTATGCACCTTTTTATAAATTGTTCAATTGCAAAACATATACTTTTTATAAATTGTTCAATTGCAAAACATATATGGTTTGGTCTGTCTTTGCTTCACTTGATTAACTTGGACATGGATTGGATTGATGACTATTTCCTATATTGGCATGTTGTTGAGCTAGGAGTTTCCCCTTATAATATTTCATGACCTAGTATTGGATCTATAGTAATGTGGTATATTTGGAAACTCAAATGTGATGTGGTGTTCaagaatatttttattaatatgaataaggttatTTTGGATGTGAAGAGGATGATCAGTACTTATATCTGTCCTCTGCATACTTCAAGCCTTTCTCAATTAGTTAATGTGATTCCTAGATCTGAGGTGAATCACTTTATGTTCATTGATGGCTCTTTCAAAGGTTATAACATGGGTTTGGGTGTTATTTGGTGTGACATTGCAGGTAATGTAAAAGGCTCTCATTGTGACTTTGATTTGATGTCAGATGCAATAGGTGTTGAGGCTGCTGCTCTAATTTTGGCCATCTCTTTGGCAGAAGAGATGAATCTCACCAAAGTTGTCCTACTTAGTGACTATCTACAGCTTGTGCAGTTCAGCAATGGAGACGATATCAAGTTGGCTTGGAGAAGCAGTGATCTTTTCGAGCATTGTCGGAgtctaatttctagctatttgttCTTTAAAATTATGTATATTAAGCGTGTTAATAATCTCTTAGCAGATTGACTTGCTCGTCATGCTAGGAGACTTAGACTTAAAGGTTCTTGGGTCACTAGTCCTTCTTTTTTGAACTCTTTT comes from Papaver somniferum cultivar HN1 chromosome 7, ASM357369v1, whole genome shotgun sequence and encodes:
- the LOC113293732 gene encoding uncharacterized protein LOC113293732 isoform X1, whose amino-acid sequence is MMMNLLMEDRNIYSVHGDYHYMEMMQTSKTNQGNVKGSHCDFDLMSDAIGVEAAALILAISLAEEMNLTKVVLLSDYLQLVQFSNGDDIKLAWRSSDLFEHCRSLISSYLFFKIMYIKRVNNLLAD
- the LOC113293732 gene encoding uncharacterized protein LOC113293732 isoform X2, whose amino-acid sequence is MMMNLLMEDRNIYSVHGDYHYMEMMQTSKTNQDAIGVEAAALILAISLAEEMNLTKVVLLSDYLQLVQFSNGDDIKLAWRSSDLFEHCRSLISSYLFFKIMYIKRVNNLLAD